The Borreliella mayonii genome has a segment encoding these proteins:
- a CDS encoding CPBP family intramembrane glutamic endopeptidase has translation MQLLKNKYLFKRALLDLFLVYAVVYLASPFENVNSEFWNVDKNHFYFWISRSFLIIFIIYFFKLISSYDDFRAEFFIPKFKFIFIWESVLIFIKTILTAMIVIFLIAFLLEYLLPESVLVYYFQNNAGFNWKISSKKAFFLMTFTSFFTGAFEELFYRAFIITKFTQMGFPVVVTVILSSMFFAYGHLYYGILGFLVTFILGVFFAFTYLRYKNVYYVIFIHSFYNIIVSSLLLFLN, from the coding sequence ATGCAATTGTTAAAAAATAAATATTTATTCAAGCGGGCTTTGCTTGATCTTTTTTTGGTCTACGCTGTTGTTTATCTGGCATCTCCTTTTGAAAATGTTAATTCAGAATTTTGGAATGTTGATAAAAACCATTTTTATTTTTGGATTTCAAGATCTTTTTTAATTATTTTTATAATTTATTTTTTTAAACTTATCAGTTCTTATGATGATTTTAGAGCAGAGTTTTTTATTCCTAAATTTAAATTTATTTTTATTTGGGAGTCTGTTTTAATTTTTATTAAAACAATATTGACCGCAATGATAGTCATTTTTTTAATAGCTTTTTTACTTGAATATCTGTTGCCGGAATCGGTACTTGTCTATTATTTTCAAAACAATGCTGGATTTAATTGGAAGATTAGCAGTAAAAAAGCATTTTTTTTAATGACTTTTACTTCTTTTTTTACAGGAGCTTTTGAAGAGTTGTTTTACAGGGCTTTTATTATTACCAAGTTTACACAAATGGGATTTCCTGTTGTAGTTACCGTTATTCTAAGCAGTATGTTTTTTGCTTATGGGCATTTATATTATGGAATTTTAGGATTTTTGGTTACATTTATATTAGGGGTATTTTTTGCTTTTACCTATTTAAGGTATAAAAATGTATATTATGTGATTTTTATACATAGTTTTTATAATATTATTGTTAGTAGTCTGTTGCTTTTTTTAAATTGA
- a CDS encoding ComEC/Rec2 family competence protein: MILIFVLISLNLSIQYYLKLNLIYFNTILALFVIINNNKHLALGFIFCTILLLGFQARLNFKTLKENIYQITNIKNFKKDSKTIVEAIDNKSNTYKFDFKNIENIYKIGDIIKIENKKIKLIKRPFFAKLREKYTNTLNNFFATLNLSYSHFSKTIILNIKSEITKYEKTLFQNAGIAHILVVSGIHFYLISYYLLLIITNEKLKYLMLSIILLNYLILTGFTPSTLRAFLMTESLIIYKLIYGKINLISCMSISFIINAFAFPETLNLIGFQLSYLATIGISASVHLKNRYGLNRLASSMLTTFFIQIFTSPVIYVNNFNLTPISVLSNLIIIPLILIFLIIILSLITYFSNLNLFFFLDLINAYIFQIIKITATFFSNFFIVKHHQIPIFLILSILLITYIIYNNETKKNSK, translated from the coding sequence ATGATTTTAATATTTGTCCTTATTTCACTTAATTTATCAATTCAATACTATTTAAAACTCAATTTAATTTATTTTAACACAATACTAGCATTATTTGTTATTATAAATAATAACAAACACTTAGCACTTGGTTTTATTTTTTGCACAATATTGCTATTAGGCTTTCAAGCTAGATTAAATTTTAAAACATTAAAAGAAAATATTTACCAAATAACAAACATTAAAAATTTTAAAAAAGATTCAAAAACCATTGTTGAAGCAATTGACAATAAATCAAATACATACAAATTTGACTTCAAAAATATTGAAAATATTTACAAAATCGGAGATATCATTAAAATTGAAAACAAAAAAATAAAACTTATTAAAAGACCCTTTTTTGCCAAGCTTAGAGAAAAATATACAAATACCTTAAATAATTTTTTTGCCACATTAAATCTTAGTTATTCTCATTTTTCAAAAACAATAATTTTGAATATCAAATCAGAAATAACAAAATATGAAAAAACATTATTTCAAAATGCAGGGATTGCCCACATTTTGGTAGTGTCTGGAATACATTTTTATTTAATAAGTTATTATTTACTTTTAATAATAACAAATGAAAAATTAAAATATTTAATGCTAAGCATAATTTTATTAAATTATCTAATATTAACTGGATTTACACCTTCAACACTAAGAGCATTTCTAATGACAGAATCTCTTATAATATACAAACTAATTTATGGCAAAATTAATTTAATAAGCTGTATGTCTATTAGCTTTATAATAAATGCTTTTGCATTCCCCGAAACACTAAATTTAATAGGATTTCAACTCTCCTATCTTGCAACAATAGGAATATCAGCATCAGTTCATCTAAAAAATAGATACGGTCTTAACAGACTAGCATCATCAATGCTTACAACATTTTTTATTCAAATATTCACCTCACCAGTAATTTATGTTAACAATTTTAATCTAACGCCAATCTCAGTATTATCAAATTTAATAATTATTCCATTAATATTAATTTTCTTAATAATAATATTAAGCTTAATAACTTACTTTTCAAACTTAAATTTATTTTTTTTCCTTGACCTGATAAATGCCTACATATTCCAAATAATAAAAATTACAGCAACATTTTTTAGCAATTTTTTTATAGTCA